The Cryptococcus neoformans var. neoformans B-3501A chromosome 7, whole genome shotgun sequence genome window below encodes:
- a CDS encoding hypothetical protein (Match to ESTs gb|CF190995.1|CF190995, gb|CF190888.1|CF190888, gb|CF189704.1|CF189704; HMMPfam hit to PGK, Phosphoglycerate kinase, score: 932.2, E(): 1.8e-277) — protein MSLSSKLNITDVDLKGERVLIRVDFNVPMDKEGKITNPARIVAALPTIKYAIDNGAKSVILMSHLGRPDGSPNPKYSLKPVASKLSELLSKDVKFLPECVGDEVKSEVLKGENGQVFLLENLRFHIEEEGKGKKGDEKVKADPAAVKKFREQLTELGTVYINDAFGTAHRAHSSMVGVQLPKRAAGFLMKKELEYFAKVLEKPERPFLAILGGAKVADKIQLIENMLDQVNTLIICGGMSFTFKKTLDNVEIGTSLFDEAGSKQVKDLVEKAKKNNVKLVFPVDYVTADKFDKDAKTGSATDESGIPSDWMGLDCGPKSRELFAQTVAEAKTILWNGPAGVFEFPAFASGSNALLEACIKAAKNGSTVIVGGGDTATLVAQAGKEDELSHVSTGGGASLELLEGKTLPGVAELSEKK, from the exons AtgtctctctcttccaagctCAACATTACCGACGTCGACCTCAAGGGCGAGAGGGTCCTCATCCGTGTCGACTTTAACGTCCC CATGGACAAGGAGGGCAAGATCACCAACCCTGCT CGTATCGTTGCGGCTCTCCCCACCATCAAGTACGCCATTGACAACG GCGCCAAGTCTGTCATCCTCATGTCCCATCTTGGCCGACCTGACGGTTCCCCCAACCCCAAGTACTCTCTCAAGCCCGTTGCTTCCAAGCTCTCTGAGCTTCTCTCCAAGGACGTCAAGTTTCTTCCCGAGTGTGTCGGTGACGAGGTCAAGAGCGAGGTTCTCAAGGGTGAGAACGGCCAGGTCTTCCTTTTGGAGAACTTGCGATTCCACatcgaggaggagggtaagggcaagaagggcgaCGAAAAGGTCAAGGCCGACCCTGCGGCCGTCAAGAAGTTCCGAGAGCAGCTCACTGAACTCGGTACTGTCTACATTAACGATGC CTTTGGTACTGCCCACCGAGCCCACTCCTCCATGGTCGGTGTCCAGCTCCCCAAGCGAGCTGCTGGCTTCCtcatgaagaaggagctcGAGTACTTTGCCAAGGTCCTTGAAAAGCCCGAGAGGcctttccttgccatcctcgGTGGTGCCAAGGTCGCCGACAAGATCCAATTGATTGAGAACATGCTCGACCAGGTTAACACTTTGATCATCTGCGGTGGCATGTCTTTCACTTTCAAGAAGACCCTTGACAATGTCGAG ATTGGTACCTCCTTGTTCGACGAAGCTGGCTCCAAGCAGGTCAAGGACCTTGttgagaaggccaagaagaacaacGTTAAGCTTGTCTTCCCCGTTGACTATGTCACCGCCGACAAATTTGACAAGGACGCCAAG ACCGGCTCTGCTACTGACGAGTCTGGTATCCCCTCTGACTGGATGGGTCTCGACTGTGGACCCAAGTCCCGAGAACTCTTTGCTCAGACCGTTGCTGAGGCCAAGACCATCCTCTGGAACGGCCCCGCCGGTGTCTTTGAGTTCCCTGCGTTTGCCAGCGGCTCCAACGCCCTCCTCGAAGCCTGTATCAAGGCCGCCAAGAACGGCTCCACTGTCATcgttggtggtggtgacaCTGCTACCCTTGTTGCTCAGGCCGGtaaggaggatgaattGAGCCACGTCTCCACTGGCGGCGGTGCTTCTTTGGAGTTGTTGGAAGGCAAGACTTTACCCGGTGTTGCCGAGTTGTCTGAGAAGAAGTAA
- a CDS encoding hypothetical protein (Match to ESTs gb|CF193792.1|CF193792, gb|CF193791.1|CF193791, gb|CF188064.1|CF188064) has translation MPVAPVVGKLRKRLITDLTASIGIGLAGAYTFWYTVHLPMVKRRDDYYLRLEQAKSS, from the exons ATGCCCGTCGCTCCTGTTGTTGGCAAG CTCCGAAAGAGGCTCATCACTGACCTTACCGCCTC CATCGGTATCGGTCTCGCCGGCGCCTACACCTTTTGGTACACTGTCCACCTCCCCATGG TCAAGAGGCGTGACGACTACTACCTCCGTCTCGAACAGGCCAAGTCTTCTTAA